In Myxococcus fulvus, the following proteins share a genomic window:
- a CDS encoding S41 family peptidase: MKPTVFLLLVAGLPGCATAPSVVRPTSARPVLLVRDAVTAEAARGVWRSRGYGYVLTVSAKDLTLHHATAAGCYPQPGEDPGALSGFVYVMPDSTPDTLSLSTVPGDTRYLFERLPVLPPECSANTAWTPPRLFELFAATFTEHYAFFAERHVDFSARVSALRPGITDATEARALFGTFQALTTGLGDAHTRLTAEVDGETLGYGEGEARTLEHVDAEGKKAGRASRDAQRAWLTAYRDGILQGVLKGTGHHVANKRIFHGLVGDVGYLNVVTMGGYVDGDDVPLREELRVLDEALDTALQSFQGARAVIVDVSNNRGGHDVISRAIAARFTDTRRLAYTKVPFNSAVPPQPFHVEPASGPRYTGPVYLVTSDITVSAGEIFTLAMRALPNVTHVGTTTRGALSDVLVKPLPNGWSVELSNERYLDPKGQLFEARGIPPQQELEVFPEEDLHNGHARAVLSVVEAATGQRDAVQGGARR; encoded by the coding sequence GTGAAACCCACCGTCTTCCTCCTCCTTGTCGCGGGCCTTCCAGGCTGCGCCACGGCCCCCTCGGTGGTCCGTCCCACCTCGGCGAGGCCCGTGCTCCTCGTCCGGGATGCCGTCACGGCGGAGGCGGCCCGGGGGGTCTGGCGCTCGCGCGGTTATGGGTACGTCCTGACCGTCTCCGCGAAGGACCTGACGCTGCACCATGCGACGGCCGCCGGCTGCTACCCACAGCCCGGCGAAGACCCCGGAGCGCTGTCGGGCTTCGTCTACGTGATGCCCGATTCGACTCCCGACACCCTGTCTCTCAGCACCGTCCCCGGCGACACGCGGTACCTCTTCGAGCGGCTCCCCGTCCTGCCTCCTGAGTGCTCGGCGAACACCGCCTGGACGCCACCGCGACTGTTCGAACTCTTCGCCGCGACCTTCACGGAGCACTACGCCTTCTTCGCGGAGCGCCACGTGGACTTCAGCGCCCGTGTCTCCGCGCTCCGCCCAGGAATCACCGACGCGACGGAGGCCCGTGCGTTGTTCGGAACCTTCCAGGCGCTGACGACGGGACTCGGGGACGCGCATACCCGCCTCACCGCCGAGGTGGACGGAGAGACGCTCGGCTACGGCGAGGGCGAGGCACGGACGCTGGAGCACGTGGACGCCGAGGGCAAGAAGGCCGGACGCGCATCTCGGGACGCCCAGCGGGCCTGGCTCACCGCCTACCGTGACGGCATCCTCCAGGGGGTGCTGAAGGGCACGGGCCACCACGTGGCGAACAAGCGCATCTTCCATGGGCTCGTGGGAGACGTCGGCTACCTCAACGTGGTGACGATGGGTGGCTATGTCGACGGGGACGACGTCCCGCTACGAGAGGAGCTCCGGGTCCTCGACGAGGCGCTCGACACGGCGCTGCAATCCTTCCAGGGCGCCCGGGCCGTCATCGTCGACGTGAGCAACAACCGGGGAGGCCATGACGTCATCTCCCGAGCCATCGCCGCGCGCTTCACCGACACCCGGCGGCTCGCCTACACCAAGGTCCCCTTCAACTCCGCCGTGCCACCTCAGCCCTTCCACGTCGAGCCCGCCTCCGGACCGCGCTACACCGGCCCTGTCTACCTGGTGACGAGCGACATCACCGTGAGCGCCGGGGAGATCTTCACCCTCGCCATGCGCGCGCTGCCGAATGTCACCCACGTGGGCACCACCACCCGGGGCGCCCTCTCCGACGTGCTCGTCAAGCCGCTGCCGAATGGCTGGAGCGTGGAGCTGTCCAACGAGCGATATCTGGACCCGAAGGGGCAGTTGTTCGAGGCACGCGGCATCCCGCCCCAGCAGGAACTGGAGGTCTTCCCCGAAGAAGACCTGCACAATGGCCACGCCAGGGCCGTGCTGTCGGTGGTGGAGGCGGCCACGGGTCAACGGGATGCAGTCCAGGGAGGCGCTCGCAGATGA